One part of the Armatimonadota bacterium genome encodes these proteins:
- the obgE gene encoding GTPase ObgE, translating to MSGRGGDGAATFHREKHVPRGGPNGANGGRGGDIVLLADRNKRTLYDFKLRDNYKANDGERAHGNQTGKDAKDVVIRVPVGTVVTDAEDGETVVDLSVEGMKYVVCRGGRGGMGNLYYTNSVRQAPTFAQRGAPGEVLEAKLELKLIADVGLIGLPNAGKSTLLSVLSAAKPKIADYPFTTLAPNLGVVTVGDHSFVIADLPGLIEGASEGVGLGHQFLRHAERNKVLLHVVDAYPPDDSDPVGNFQLIEEELRRYSEELSARPRIIALNKSDLGIPEAEEEIVARLQETGFPVFIISAATNKGLDPLKWALWKEIEVSSQEEAVPILIPTYRNESDSAWDIEAVHDGYRVSGKRIERLVEMTNLGNRDAIHYLYRKLKRIGVIEKLEELGAGPGDNVYIGEFEFQYEEW from the coding sequence ATGTCTGGACGCGGGGGCGACGGCGCCGCGACATTCCACCGGGAAAAGCACGTCCCGAGGGGCGGGCCGAACGGGGCCAATGGGGGCCGAGGCGGTGATATCGTCTTATTGGCAGACCGCAATAAGCGCACGCTCTACGACTTCAAACTCCGCGACAACTACAAAGCCAACGACGGTGAGCGCGCCCACGGCAACCAAACCGGCAAAGACGCCAAGGATGTCGTGATCCGCGTCCCCGTTGGCACGGTTGTCACCGATGCTGAAGATGGCGAGACTGTTGTCGACCTCTCGGTTGAGGGGATGAAGTACGTCGTTTGCCGGGGAGGGCGCGGCGGGATGGGCAACCTCTACTACACAAACAGCGTCCGCCAAGCCCCGACGTTTGCCCAGCGCGGCGCCCCCGGTGAAGTACTGGAGGCCAAGCTTGAACTCAAACTCATCGCGGATGTCGGACTCATCGGGCTTCCCAACGCAGGGAAATCCACTTTGTTAAGTGTCCTCAGCGCAGCCAAACCCAAAATTGCCGACTACCCGTTCACGACCCTTGCCCCAAACCTTGGGGTCGTTACCGTCGGCGACCATTCGTTCGTCATCGCCGACCTCCCGGGACTCATTGAAGGGGCAAGCGAGGGAGTTGGCCTGGGGCACCAATTTTTGCGGCACGCCGAAAGGAACAAGGTCTTACTGCACGTGGTCGATGCCTACCCGCCCGACGACAGCGACCCGGTCGGAAATTTCCAGTTGATCGAAGAAGAGCTCCGACGATACAGTGAAGAGCTGAGCGCCCGCCCCCGGATCATTGCCTTGAACAAATCCGATCTGGGTATCCCCGAAGCTGAAGAGGAGATCGTTGCCAGACTTCAGGAAACCGGGTTCCCGGTCTTCATCATCTCTGCCGCCACAAACAAGGGGCTGGATCCGCTCAAGTGGGCGCTATGGAAGGAGATCGAAGTCAGTTCGCAAGAAGAGGCCGTGCCGATCTTGATCCCAACCTATCGCAATGAATCCGACTCAGCATGGGATATCGAGGCCGTCCACGACGGGTACCGGGTATCCGGTAAAAGGATCGAACGTTTGGTCGAGATGACAAACCTCGGCAACCGTGACGCCATCCACTACCTTTACCGTAAGCTGAAGCGGATCGGCGTGATCGAAAAATTGGAAGAACTGGGGGCCGGCCCGGGCGACAATGTGTACATAGGAGAATTCGAGTTCCAATATGAAGAGTGGTGA
- the nadD gene encoding nicotinate (nicotinamide) nucleotide adenylyltransferase, which translates to MKSGEYRYALFGGSFDPPHLGHLAVAKACLSALDLKEVVWVPNFRNPLRRKSFATATNRLQMCQLAIEGHPGMAVSDIEVTRGTKSYTYETVEEILMVKPGKLWIIVGADALEHFREWKEPAKLVRLCRIAAVARPGHEIERALAYLDEEMRDAVDFVRMDPSRASSSAVRDDIARGHSPELMIEPKVWEYIQERGLYSD; encoded by the coding sequence ATGAAGAGTGGTGAATACCGTTATGCGCTGTTCGGGGGCTCCTTCGACCCTCCCCACTTGGGCCATCTTGCCGTTGCCAAAGCCTGCCTTTCGGCACTGGACTTAAAGGAAGTCGTGTGGGTGCCCAACTTCCGGAACCCCTTGCGGCGGAAATCGTTCGCCACCGCCACCAACCGACTGCAGATGTGCCAATTGGCCATCGAAGGCCACCCAGGCATGGCCGTCAGCGACATAGAAGTCACCCGGGGGACGAAGAGCTACACCTATGAGACCGTGGAAGAGATCCTCATGGTCAAGCCCGGAAAGTTGTGGATCATTGTTGGGGCGGACGCCTTGGAGCACTTCCGGGAATGGAAGGAGCCGGCAAAACTAGTCCGCCTTTGCCGCATCGCCGCCGTCGCCCGGCCCGGGCACGAGATCGAAAGGGCGCTTGCCTATTTGGATGAGGAAATGCGGGATGCCGTCGATTTTGTCCGGATGGATCCCAGCCGCGCCAGCAGCTCAGCCGTCCGGGACGACATTGCCCGGGGCCACTCTCCCGAGTTGATGATTGAACCCAAAGTATGGGAATATATCCAAGAACGTGGACTCTACAGTGACTGA
- the rsfS gene encoding ribosome silencing factor translates to MDSQEKAALIMEFADDIKAQDIQLLDVRAKTSIADFFVVCTGTSDTHVRSICERVAEKLREIGIRPLRQSDNGRAGGGWVLFDYGDVVLHVMLEEKRQFYDLESFWSNLPSDPNLMFGSDAPATPENPS, encoded by the coding sequence ATGGACTCGCAAGAGAAAGCCGCCCTCATTATGGAGTTCGCGGACGATATCAAAGCCCAAGACATCCAACTCCTCGATGTCCGGGCAAAGACTTCGATCGCCGACTTTTTCGTCGTGTGCACGGGCACCAGCGACACCCACGTTCGCTCGATTTGCGAGCGCGTCGCCGAAAAACTTCGGGAAATCGGCATCCGGCCCCTCCGGCAGTCGGATAACGGGCGGGCCGGCGGCGGGTGGGTGTTGTTCGATTACGGGGATGTTGTCCTGCACGTGATGTTGGAAGAAAAACGGCAGTTCTACGATTTGGAGAGTTTTTGGTCGAACCTGCCCAGTGACCCCAACCTGATGTTTGGGTCGGATGCACCGGCAACGCCAGAAAACCCGTCCTAA
- a CDS encoding 2-oxo acid dehydrogenase subunit E2, giving the protein MTEVIMPKMGDGMEEGTLLEWLKKEGDDVKSGEVIGNIQTDKAILELEAPGKGKLAGILIQPGTTVPVGQPIAAILKSGEELPANWGSGEAKPAQTSAAPAESEAPAAMSPAPAAEPAPASGQRVKASPLAKRIAAEAGVDLGTVAGTGPGGRIVEKDVRAAIERQGTKIPAPAFAPVASAEDVKVPLNFLRGIIAERTQHAKSTVPHFYVTLEVDIEKIHAIREMFKEEDGGKVSVNDFVIRACVLALQDMPVVNSSFKGDHLLQHGSINIGVAAAVDDGLLVPTIHGAQNMTLRQLSEESKRLVAKAREGKLTPNEMQGSTFSISNMGMLNVDVFSAIINEPNAAIIAISTAQRKVVVNESDELEIRWRMNITGSFDHRVVDGAVGAQFMNVVRSYLENPTRLLS; this is encoded by the coding sequence ATGACGGAAGTGATCATGCCCAAAATGGGCGACGGCATGGAAGAGGGGACGCTCCTCGAATGGCTTAAGAAAGAAGGCGACGACGTTAAGTCGGGAGAGGTGATCGGCAACATCCAAACCGACAAGGCGATCCTGGAGTTGGAAGCACCAGGCAAAGGCAAACTCGCCGGCATTTTGATCCAGCCTGGGACAACCGTGCCCGTCGGGCAACCGATTGCCGCTATCCTCAAGAGCGGGGAAGAACTGCCGGCAAATTGGGGCAGCGGGGAAGCAAAACCCGCCCAAACGTCCGCCGCGCCCGCCGAATCCGAAGCACCCGCCGCAATGAGCCCCGCGCCGGCTGCCGAGCCTGCCCCGGCATCGGGCCAAAGGGTCAAAGCCAGCCCGCTCGCCAAAAGAATCGCCGCAGAAGCCGGCGTTGACCTTGGCACCGTTGCGGGAACGGGGCCCGGTGGCCGCATCGTGGAAAAAGATGTTCGTGCGGCGATCGAACGCCAAGGCACAAAGATCCCGGCACCGGCATTTGCCCCCGTGGCCAGCGCGGAAGACGTCAAGGTTCCGCTCAACTTTTTGCGCGGCATCATTGCAGAACGGACGCAACATGCCAAATCGACCGTGCCGCATTTTTATGTGACGCTGGAGGTGGACATTGAAAAAATCCATGCCATCCGCGAGATGTTCAAGGAGGAAGACGGCGGCAAAGTCAGCGTCAACGATTTCGTGATCCGGGCCTGCGTGTTGGCCTTGCAGGATATGCCGGTCGTCAACAGCTCGTTCAAGGGCGACCACCTCCTCCAACATGGATCCATCAACATTGGGGTTGCGGCCGCAGTCGATGACGGGTTGCTGGTGCCCACGATCCATGGGGCGCAAAACATGACCTTGAGACAGCTCAGCGAAGAAAGCAAGCGTCTGGTCGCCAAAGCCAGGGAAGGGAAGCTGACGCCCAACGAGATGCAAGGCAGCACATTCAGCATTAGCAACATGGGCATGCTAAACGTCGATGTCTTCAGTGCGATCATCAACGAGCCGAATGCCGCCATCATCGCCATCAGCACGGCCCAAAGGAAAGTCGTGGTCAACGAATCCGACGAACTGGAGATCCGGTGGCGCATGAACATCACCGGTTCGTTCGATCACCGCGTCGTCGACGGGGCGGTGGGCGCCCAGTTCATGAACGTTGTCCGCTCGTACCTGGAAAACCCAACGCGGTTGCTGAGCTAA
- a CDS encoding ROK family protein, whose amino-acid sequence MKCVIGVDLGGTNVRAQAVLEDGQLLGERVQHPSDAQSGVDPVIQAVSHVIAEAAANCGADVSAVGLAVPGHIDDRSGLVKWAPNFGQTIDGVFRYWQDVQLKRPIEEQSGLKVAMGNDANAAALGEYKFGVGRNSAKCLVMLTLGTGIGGGIVMSGDTVFGKAEGPLLMLGGNLGGAELGHTILSMNGLDSSGGAYGTLEAYCQRDAIIRRAQHRLNRGYKSLIGELVEGEWGKITPATISQAADHGDGLALEIWREFGQFLGISVGSLINIFAPDVLAIGGQVSKAGKHFMPHLLAESRNIAAPTLGRDCEIMIAEQVENAGILGGAALALEAIR is encoded by the coding sequence ATGAAATGTGTCATTGGGGTGGATTTGGGCGGGACGAATGTCCGGGCCCAGGCGGTTTTGGAAGACGGTCAGTTGTTGGGTGAGCGGGTCCAACACCCATCGGATGCCCAGAGCGGGGTGGATCCCGTCATCCAAGCGGTTTCCCATGTGATTGCCGAGGCGGCCGCTAATTGCGGCGCCGACGTGTCTGCTGTCGGTCTGGCCGTTCCCGGACACATCGACGACCGATCCGGGTTGGTCAAGTGGGCTCCCAACTTCGGCCAGACGATTGATGGCGTTTTCCGTTACTGGCAGGATGTGCAACTCAAGCGGCCTATAGAAGAGCAATCTGGCCTGAAAGTGGCCATGGGCAATGACGCCAACGCGGCTGCCTTGGGCGAATACAAGTTCGGGGTTGGCCGCAACTCGGCGAAATGCCTGGTGATGCTGACCCTGGGAACGGGTATCGGCGGGGGGATCGTGATGTCGGGCGACACGGTTTTCGGGAAAGCCGAGGGGCCGCTGCTGATGCTGGGGGGCAACCTTGGCGGGGCCGAGTTGGGCCACACAATCCTCTCAATGAATGGGTTGGATTCTTCGGGTGGAGCCTATGGCACCCTGGAGGCGTATTGCCAACGGGATGCGATCATCCGCCGGGCCCAACACCGGCTGAACCGGGGATACAAATCCCTCATCGGCGAATTAGTTGAGGGTGAATGGGGCAAGATCACGCCGGCCACCATCAGCCAAGCTGCCGACCATGGGGATGGGCTCGCCTTGGAGATCTGGCGGGAGTTCGGGCAATTCCTGGGGATTTCGGTGGGGAGCCTGATCAACATTTTCGCTCCCGACGTTTTGGCGATCGGTGGCCAGGTGAGCAAGGCCGGAAAGCACTTTATGCCGCACCTATTGGCGGAATCTCGGAACATTGCCGCCCCGACTTTGGGCCGGGACTGTGAAATCATGATCGCGGAGCAAGTGGAGAACGCCGGGATCCTTGGCGGAGCCGCCTTGGCGCTCGAAGCCATTCGGTGA
- a CDS encoding MoxR family ATPase codes for MSPQPIRKTAEAVISEIGKVIVGKDETIEQVVLALFCGGHVLIEDVPGVGKTTLAKAVAKAIGGDFRRVQFTPDLLPSDITGSSIFNSETREFEFRPGPLFANIVLVDEVNRATPKTQSALLEAMEEHQVTSDGVTRPLPEPFFVLATQNNIEMTGTYPLPEAQLDRFFSRVAIGYPGKESETDILRNQQTSHPVDNMVQVTSLDEISTVQAAVRQIHVHESIREYIVDVVRSTRDNNQLIIGSSPRGSLYLMQAAQAQAALHGLDYVRPDDVKAVAPFVLGHRLILRGEVRAKGVTGPDVIRQILASVPAPNVSVATA; via the coding sequence TTGTCACCGCAACCCATCCGTAAAACCGCCGAGGCTGTCATCAGCGAGATCGGCAAAGTCATCGTTGGCAAAGACGAAACGATCGAACAAGTCGTCCTCGCCCTGTTTTGCGGGGGGCACGTGCTGATTGAAGACGTCCCCGGGGTCGGCAAAACCACCTTGGCAAAGGCCGTTGCCAAAGCGATCGGCGGGGATTTCCGGCGAGTCCAATTCACACCAGACCTGCTCCCAAGCGACATCACAGGATCTTCCATCTTCAATTCAGAAACGCGGGAGTTCGAGTTTCGACCTGGCCCCCTGTTTGCCAATATCGTGCTCGTCGATGAAGTCAACCGGGCGACGCCGAAGACTCAATCCGCCCTGCTGGAAGCCATGGAAGAACACCAAGTGACCAGCGACGGGGTCACCCGGCCCCTCCCCGAGCCATTTTTCGTCCTCGCTACCCAGAACAACATTGAAATGACGGGCACCTACCCGTTGCCCGAGGCCCAACTCGACCGGTTCTTCAGCCGGGTCGCCATCGGCTACCCGGGCAAGGAGTCCGAGACCGACATCCTCCGCAACCAACAAACCAGCCATCCGGTCGACAACATGGTTCAAGTCACATCGCTGGATGAGATCAGCACCGTTCAGGCGGCGGTTCGGCAAATCCACGTCCACGAAAGCATTCGGGAATACATCGTCGATGTCGTGAGGTCTACGCGGGACAACAACCAGTTGATCATCGGTTCCTCTCCCCGGGGCAGCCTCTATCTCATGCAAGCGGCCCAAGCCCAGGCCGCCCTCCATGGGCTTGATTACGTCCGGCCCGACGACGTAAAGGCCGTGGCACCGTTTGTTTTGGGGCACCGGCTGATCTTACGGGGCGAGGTCCGGGCAAAAGGTGTCACAGGGCCTGATGTGATTCGTCAAATCTTGGCTTCCGTCCCTGCACCCAACGTCAGCGTCGCCACCGCTTAG
- a CDS encoding DUF58 domain-containing protein, whose amino-acid sequence MRITRYAGIALTWSAVFLLVMAVLVYSPMLFYMATAIIVTIAAARLQAWLAVRYLRFERYAPPAVRVGEPVTVEIIVWSERELKRPLITVRDHLPSRLVVKNRTHSLPVAPSFDQPIRTRYSFIPTRRGRYSWERLTAIGTDALGLVTMERSYHTDKVELEVYPTPLPVNIELQPLLGWGASDFDSGASMGAGLDPRGVREFSFGDPLRYIHWRTSAKRDKLMVKEFETGSGVSINLILQRTEGTDIGDTETSTFEAMCSHALYLAATYAERGATVAFPVHEPIEAAALDHPEARVRNIRSLLTDLIPNSRTTLSEDLFSLRGRLREGETVVLFVSCQDPALPDSLLGWPGVQFTALVYNPSEYAGTVANLRGSAPASDPAYIAQLERAGARVCFLTREEKVR is encoded by the coding sequence GTGAGGATCACCCGCTACGCAGGAATCGCCCTCACCTGGTCTGCAGTGTTCCTGTTGGTCATGGCGGTTTTGGTGTATTCGCCCATGCTGTTTTACATGGCGACGGCGATCATCGTCACGATCGCCGCGGCAAGGTTGCAAGCCTGGCTGGCTGTCCGCTATCTACGGTTTGAACGGTATGCCCCGCCTGCCGTCCGAGTCGGGGAACCCGTCACGGTGGAAATCATCGTGTGGTCCGAAAGGGAGTTGAAACGGCCGCTGATCACCGTGCGCGACCATTTGCCATCCCGGCTTGTCGTCAAGAACCGCACCCACAGCCTGCCCGTCGCGCCAAGCTTTGACCAACCGATCCGGACGAGGTATTCGTTCATCCCCACCCGCCGAGGGAGGTATTCGTGGGAGCGCCTCACGGCCATTGGAACCGACGCCCTCGGGCTCGTGACCATGGAACGCAGCTACCACACGGACAAGGTCGAACTCGAGGTGTATCCAACTCCGTTGCCGGTCAATATCGAGTTGCAACCTCTGCTCGGCTGGGGGGCCAGTGACTTCGACAGCGGGGCCAGCATGGGTGCCGGTTTGGATCCGCGCGGCGTGCGTGAATTCTCATTTGGGGATCCGCTCCGATACATCCATTGGCGGACAAGCGCCAAACGCGACAAGCTTATGGTCAAGGAGTTCGAAACGGGTTCCGGCGTCTCCATCAACCTCATCCTCCAACGGACTGAGGGCACCGACATCGGCGACACAGAAACGAGCACCTTTGAAGCCATGTGCAGCCATGCGCTTTATTTGGCGGCGACTTACGCCGAGCGGGGGGCGACGGTCGCCTTCCCGGTGCATGAACCAATCGAAGCCGCGGCGCTAGACCACCCAGAAGCCCGGGTGAGGAACATCCGCAGCCTGCTCACTGACCTTATCCCCAATAGCCGGACAACCCTCAGCGAAGATCTGTTTTCGCTCCGTGGCCGGCTCCGGGAAGGGGAGACGGTCGTCCTGTTCGTCAGTTGCCAAGACCCGGCCCTGCCTGATTCGCTTTTGGGATGGCCCGGAGTGCAATTTACGGCCTTGGTTTATAACCCGTCCGAATACGCTGGGACAGTCGCGAACCTGCGTGGGTCGGCCCCAGCCAGCGATCCCGCCTACATTGCCCAGCTTGAGCGGGCCGGAGCCCGGGTCTGCTTTTTGACCAGGGAGGAGAAAGTCCGGTGA
- a CDS encoding transglutaminase domain-containing protein has protein sequence MKRIPVERFWLDHLLATAAGVMAVFSVGRSVGDGNLPLVLAAAVFLAGLTGFGLSLIVEDTPFQKADAWLFAIGAIVGVLQTRTVNGMLPEEGFPFAIIAATMMFILLVVGGVFSWSDPTLLFTSLPSLVVFGLVGTIDSWRPGLFLFCGLILCIALLYARVHQRTMVRWAEEGGADRRTLNRDAWRWVAGPEYAFAAAGTIILLSFVGAPVVQTSLSGVSDAVRVNVRQQIPTNPNRSQASNSQKSDSPIGTGPVELSDKEIARVSMPRPLYLRKSTYIQYSGRGWNTGSQSGNKPYAFEPGGKTLPYRRTSPLSLEDSAKTEEIPYRYLGKSWIGAVVPTPGQVVEVKSNQGNPTETPAGSYVLQTDSAASNLDAVVRVPKEIAVDSQARFPGLNPDDPSVRGYYALPQRAGWDSNPALARVDLSDYERLALLARSIGGSCKYNTQTPPVPQGKDPVDYFLNTSKVGYCDLFASSFALEARRMGFPSRYVTGYIVESGQLQKDGTYLIQEKHSHAWAEVYFEGFGWIPFDATSGAEDITPKDSSDPGAGLFQKIRAWAIKNMAGILAALAVGLIASVYLLAKSRGVALLGADANRPLRLAANRFQMGMERLAGTPRRFSQTLREFAEIHADALHPVKTEVEGLLTVIESAMFGPVAPDAETMAAISKQAVAFDQETRRIAKARRKP, from the coding sequence GTGAAACGGATTCCGGTTGAACGGTTTTGGCTTGACCACTTGCTTGCCACGGCGGCAGGTGTGATGGCTGTGTTCTCGGTTGGGAGGTCGGTCGGCGACGGCAATCTTCCTCTTGTTTTGGCGGCGGCCGTCTTCCTCGCCGGGCTCACCGGGTTCGGGCTCTCGTTGATTGTCGAAGACACTCCTTTCCAAAAGGCCGATGCCTGGCTGTTTGCCATTGGGGCGATCGTCGGAGTGCTGCAAACCCGGACGGTCAACGGGATGTTGCCCGAAGAGGGGTTTCCATTTGCGATCATCGCGGCGACCATGATGTTCATCCTCCTGGTGGTCGGAGGGGTGTTTTCGTGGTCGGACCCGACCCTTCTCTTCACAAGTCTGCCGTCACTGGTCGTCTTCGGATTGGTCGGCACAATCGATTCGTGGCGGCCGGGGCTGTTCCTGTTTTGCGGGTTGATCCTTTGCATCGCTTTGCTCTATGCACGGGTTCACCAGCGGACGATGGTTCGATGGGCGGAAGAGGGGGGAGCCGACCGCCGCACCCTGAATCGGGATGCCTGGCGGTGGGTGGCTGGTCCGGAATATGCCTTTGCGGCGGCAGGGACGATCATTTTGCTGAGCTTCGTCGGGGCACCCGTCGTTCAGACCTCCCTCAGCGGGGTCTCCGACGCGGTTCGGGTCAACGTCCGGCAACAGATCCCTACAAATCCAAACCGCAGCCAGGCGTCAAACAGTCAGAAATCTGATTCGCCCATTGGGACCGGCCCGGTCGAACTTTCGGATAAAGAGATCGCCCGGGTGTCTATGCCCCGCCCGCTGTATTTGCGCAAATCCACCTACATCCAATATTCCGGGAGGGGTTGGAACACGGGTTCGCAATCCGGAAACAAGCCTTATGCTTTTGAACCCGGGGGCAAAACCCTTCCGTACCGGCGAACAAGCCCGCTATCTCTGGAGGATTCCGCGAAAACAGAGGAAATCCCTTACCGGTACCTTGGAAAATCCTGGATCGGCGCGGTGGTGCCAACTCCGGGCCAGGTTGTTGAGGTGAAGTCGAACCAGGGCAACCCCACCGAAACCCCAGCGGGATCTTATGTCCTCCAAACGGACTCGGCGGCCAGCAATCTGGATGCCGTCGTCCGGGTGCCCAAGGAGATTGCGGTCGATTCCCAGGCGCGGTTCCCGGGCCTCAATCCAGATGACCCTTCCGTCCGCGGATACTACGCGTTGCCGCAAAGGGCCGGTTGGGATTCAAATCCCGCCTTGGCCAGGGTTGACCTCAGCGACTACGAACGCCTTGCGCTACTGGCTCGGTCAATCGGCGGATCGTGCAAATACAACACCCAAACACCGCCGGTGCCCCAAGGCAAGGATCCGGTCGATTACTTTTTGAACACATCCAAGGTCGGTTATTGCGACCTTTTTGCCTCATCCTTTGCCCTTGAAGCGCGGAGGATGGGATTTCCCAGCCGGTACGTGACCGGGTACATCGTCGAATCCGGCCAACTCCAAAAAGACGGCACCTACTTGATCCAGGAAAAGCACAGCCACGCCTGGGCTGAAGTTTATTTTGAAGGCTTTGGCTGGATCCCGTTCGATGCGACATCCGGGGCGGAGGACATCACCCCCAAGGACAGCTCCGACCCGGGCGCGGGACTGTTCCAAAAAATCCGCGCATGGGCAATCAAGAACATGGCCGGGATTCTGGCTGCCTTGGCCGTCGGTCTCATTGCTTCGGTCTACCTCCTTGCCAAGTCGCGCGGGGTCGCGCTGCTTGGGGCCGATGCTAACCGCCCTCTGCGGTTAGCCGCCAACCGGTTCCAAATGGGCATGGAAAGACTGGCCGGGACGCCGAGGCGGTTCAGCCAGACCCTGCGAGAGTTCGCAGAGATCCACGCCGATGCCCTCCACCCGGTGAAAACCGAAGTGGAAGGCCTCCTAACTGTGATTGAATCGGCCATGTTCGGGCCGGTTGCCCCCGATGCCGAAACCATGGCGGCCATCTCGAAGCAAGCCGTCGCTTTTGACCAGGAAACCCGGCGGATCGCCAAAGCCCGCCGGAAGCCATAA
- the holA gene encoding DNA polymerase III subunit delta, translating to MPFDAVAALNHRLILIEGDYASERLRALEAIIAAAGLDEPDAFDRETVIASEKPFAEWVAAVETVPFMAERRCVVVRNVNRVSPEDASESLNLDCLKTLPESALLILVADDETKVKDDNSRAERASPWRKIVQASKGMVAIFTVKEGASSRSLPELAKASGKKLSPRTASLLTEMVAGRHDRAEEELHKLILFVGDAPEITPEHLKLSVSPEPEHNVFQMLDACWFGDARGALTQLHRLRDRSRDFDGEARRLLGLVASQLRVLWQARNSVEKASPEWEPEERNLTKMKDYPRRLALQTARRLDFPTLLECMEAVREANRLLTAGSQGVEPVEIVEQAVLKICQTARSRRSA from the coding sequence ATGCCTTTTGATGCCGTCGCTGCGCTCAATCACCGGCTGATCTTGATTGAAGGGGACTATGCCTCCGAGAGATTGCGCGCATTGGAAGCCATCATCGCTGCCGCCGGCCTGGACGAACCCGACGCGTTTGACCGGGAAACCGTGATTGCGAGTGAAAAGCCGTTCGCCGAATGGGTTGCCGCTGTCGAAACCGTTCCATTCATGGCCGAGCGGCGGTGTGTGGTTGTCCGCAACGTCAACCGGGTTTCGCCAGAAGATGCCAGTGAATCCCTGAATCTGGACTGCCTCAAGACGTTGCCAGAAAGTGCGCTTTTGATTCTTGTTGCCGATGACGAAACGAAGGTCAAGGATGACAATAGCCGAGCAGAAAGGGCCTCGCCATGGCGGAAAATCGTCCAGGCTTCCAAGGGGATGGTGGCCATTTTCACGGTCAAAGAGGGCGCATCCTCCCGGAGCCTCCCGGAATTAGCCAAGGCGTCAGGCAAGAAACTGTCCCCAAGGACGGCCAGCCTCCTCACCGAGATGGTGGCGGGTCGCCACGACCGGGCCGAAGAGGAACTCCATAAATTGATCCTTTTCGTTGGCGATGCACCGGAAATCACCCCAGAACACCTCAAACTATCCGTTTCCCCAGAACCGGAGCACAACGTCTTTCAAATGCTCGATGCCTGTTGGTTTGGCGACGCCCGCGGCGCATTGACGCAGCTCCACCGGTTGCGGGACAGATCCCGCGATTTCGATGGTGAGGCCCGCCGGCTGCTTGGACTGGTTGCCAGCCAACTCCGGGTGCTTTGGCAAGCCCGCAATTCGGTAGAAAAGGCCAGCCCCGAATGGGAACCCGAGGAACGGAATCTCACCAAGATGAAGGACTACCCCCGGCGACTTGCCTTGCAAACGGCTCGGAGGCTCGATTTTCCTACATTGCTCGAGTGCATGGAGGCAGTGCGGGAAGCCAACCGGCTTTTGACGGCCGGATCGCAGGGGGTGGAACCGGTTGAAATCGTGGAGCAAGCGGTTTTGAAAATATGCCAAACCGCCCGCAGCCGCCGGTCAGCCTAA